CTAACCCATGAATCAGTCCGCGCAGGCCCTGGCCACTTATCCCGTTGACGAACCCGCTGCCAACACCGCAACCGCCGCAGTCAAGCTGCAAGTTGAAGGTATTCATAAACGCTATGGCGAACACGAGGTGCTCAAGGGTGTTTCCCTTAATGCCCGCCAAGGCGATGTGATCAGCCTGATCGGCGCCAGCGGCTCCGGCAAAAGCACCATGCTGCGGTGCATCAACTTCCTGGAGCAGCCAGACGCCGGGGTCATTACCCTGGACGGCATCAGTATCGAAATGCAGCAAGGTCGCGCCGGCACCCGTGCGCCGCATCAGGCACAACTGCAAAACCTGCGCACGCGCCTGGCCATGGTGTTCCAGCACTTCAACCTGTGGAGCCACATGACCGTGCTGGAAAACATCACCATGGCCCCGCGCCGGGTGCTGGGCGTGAGCGCGGCCGAAGCGCAAAAACGTGCGCGTATGTACCTGGACAAGGTCGGCCTGCCCGGCCGCGTGGCCGATCAATACCCGGCCTTCCTGTCCGGCGGACAGCAACAGCGCGTGGCGATCGCACGGGCCTTGGCGATGGAGCCGGAAATCATTCTGTTCGATGAGCCGACCTCTGCGCTGGACCCGGAGCTTGTAGGAGAAGTCCTCAAAGTCATACAGACGTTGGCCGAGGAAGGTCGTACCATGCTGATGGTCACCCACGAGATGGGCTTTGCCCGCCAGGTGTCCAGCCAAGTGCTGTTCCTGCATCAGGGCCGTGTCGAAGAGCAAGGCGGCGCCGAGATCCTCGACCATCCCAAGAGCGAGCGCCTGCAGCAATTTCTTTCCAACCGTTTGAAGTGAAACCCATGGATACCAAGGCCAACGGACCCCATACCTCCCCCTCGCTGGACCGCATCGATGAAGCGATCATCGAAGTGCTGCGCCATCAGGGGCGGATCACCTACGAAAAGCTCTCGTCGCTGGTGCACCTGACGCCCAGGCCTTGCCTGGAGCGCGTGCGCAAGCTGGAGCGCCGTGGGGTGATCCGTGGCTACGGCGCGATCATCGATGTGCAGATGGTCTCGCCAGGGCTGTCATTGCTGGTGCTGGTGGCGTTGTCCAACCAAAGCGGGCGCTCGGCGCAAAAGGCCTTTGAGGCTTGCGTCAAGGCCTGCCCCCAGGTGTTCGAATGCCAACTGATCAGTGGGCCGTTTGACTACAGCCTGCGCATGCGCTGCCGGGACATGGAGCATTACCGGGTGTTGACGGAGACCTGGTTGAACAATGACGAGTTGCATATCGATAAGTTGGTGGCGCATCCGGAGTTGGCGGTGGTCAAAAACACCGCGACCGAACTGACCTGAGCCCCACTCGCCAAGCCAATGAGGATCGAATATGGGAGGGAGCAAGTCGAATCGTCGCACCGCCCCTCCCACATTTTTAACCATGCCCGCTTAAGATTTTCTTACCTTGGCGCGCCCCCACCAGCTTCGCCTGCCCATCCTTCTGCTTGCCGGTGCGCGCCTCGCTGATCAACCCCGGTATCAACTTGCCCTCGGGCAAATTCTTCCAGAACCGACTCGGCAAGTGCCCTTCCATGACCTTGGGGTTCAACCGCGCCGGATTGAAAATATGGCTGTAGTAGGTCAGCCACATGGCGCTGTGGGGGTCTTCGACATTTTGCGCCAGTTGCTGCCACGCCTCGGGACACTGGCGCTGATGAATCAGCTGTTCACCGTCGTAATACACCCCATCCAACGGTGTAGCGATCATCCACCGATGACGCCCCATGCGCCCGACAAAATGCTGGCTGGCCGATTTCAAAATGTCGTGGGCCGGCTCATGCCAGGCCACGTACTCGGGTAACTCAGGCCCCGCCCCTGCCGGTAATGCGATGAACCGCACAAACGCATGCAGGTGATGGGCTTCCCGGCTGACCTGCTTGATGCGCCGCTGCAATTCGCTGCCCAGCTTGTCGCCCGCCAGCATCGCCGTGCGGTCGCCATGGCTGACGCGCCACAGCACTTCATATAGCAGGCTCCAACGCTGGTCGCCGTGATAGCAGGACGCCGACTCCAGCAGTTCGATCAGGGCCTTGGGAATGCGCGCCTGGAACGGGCCGAGCCCTTCAGGGATCGCTTCGTCAGTCGCAAACAGGTCCGCCACTTCGGCCTCGCCCCAACTCACTTGGCTGGGATCGACCTGATGGCTGAGCAACCAGCGCGCCTGTTCGCGCCAAGTGCTGAACAGGTTGGCGCATTCCAGGCTGATCATCCCCACAACCCCATCTGCTGCGGCTGCGGGCGGTCGCGCAGTTGCTCGCGCAGCAGCACGCTGGTGCTATCGGCCTGTTGTGGGTGGTAGTCGCTGGTGATGAAAAACGGCTTGGCCTTGGCCAATACGCAGCGCATGCGGGCCAGGTCTTCGAAGCGGATCTTGCGTTCGCGGCGCAGGTCTACCAGGCGCTGGGTGGTGCGCAGGCCGATGCCCGGAATACGTGCGATCAAGGTGGGTTCGGCGCGGTTCAGGTCCAGGGGGAATACCTCGCGATGCTCCAGGGCCCAGGCTAGCTTGGGGTCGATATCCAACGCCAGGTGGCCGGGGCCTTCGAACAATTCATTGGCGCTGAAGCCATAGCTGCGCAGCAAAAAATCCGCCTGGTACAAGCGGTGCTCACGCATCAGCGGTGGCGCGGCCAGGGGCACGCTTTTCGGGCTGTTGGGGATGGGGCTGAATGCGGAGTAATACACGCGGCGCAGCTTGAAGTTGCCATACAACGCCTCGGCGCCGTGAAGGATGGTGCTGTCATCGGTGTCGTCGGCGCCGACGATCATCTGTGTGCTCTGCCCGGCCGGGGCAAAACGCGGGGCGCGGGGTTCGTTGAACACGGTCTGCTCGCCGGTGTAGATGGTCTGCATCGCCTGCTTGATCGTGACGATCTGCTTTTCCGGCGCCAGGGTGTTCAGGCTGGCCTCGGTGGGCAACTCGATGTTCACGCTCAGTCGGTCGGCATAGCGCCCGGCTTCGGCGATCAGCGCCGGGTCCGCGTCGGGGATGGTCTTGAGGTGGATATAACCGCGAAAGTCATGTTCTTCTCGCAGCAGCTTCGCCACCCGTACCAGTTGCTCCATGGTGTAGTCGGCCGAACGGATGATGCCGGAGCTGAGGAACAGCCCGCTGACGCAGTTGCGCTTGTAGAAGTCCAGGGTCAGGGTGACCACCTCCTGCGGGCTGAAACGCGCACGGGGCACGTCGCTGGAGCGGCGGTTGACGCAGTATTGGCAGTCGTAGAGACAGAAGTTGGTGAGCAGCACCTTGAGCAACGACACGCAACGGCCGTCGGGCGTATAGCTGTGGCAGATGCCCATGCCATCGGTGGAACCCAGCCCCGCCTTGCCCTGCGAACTGCGCTTGGGCGCGCCACTGCTGGCGCACGAAGCGTCGTACTTGGCGGCGTCGGCGAGGATGCTGAGTTTTTCGATCAACTGCATGGAGGGCTACCGATACTGGTTTTTTGTACAGTATCAGGCGACCCTCCGGGTCACAAGTGCTGCCTGTCAGCTGGCGGTGGCCAGCAGCAGGTCCCGCACCGAACGCCCTTTGCCACGGCTGCGGTCGTTTTCGTACAACGAGGCGGCAATTTCGTCGGCGCGAATCGGCAGAATCGACAGCAAAGTGTCGCTCAAACCGTGGCTGGCCTGGCTGAAGCCCTGGATGTAGATGCCGGCCTTGCAGCGCTCGTCGGTGACGATGCGGTAGTCGCGGGCGACTTCGAAATCGCCCATGTACGCTTCCATCGGCGCCAGCAGCTCGCGGTGCATCTGGCGCTCGTAACCGGTGGCCAGTACGACGGCATCGTAATGGTTGACGGTGACGTCGCCGTTGGCATTGTTGCGCAGGGTCAGTTCGACACCCAGCGGGCCGGCCACGGCCTTTTCCACGACGGTCATGGTGCAGAACGCGTGGCGGGCGATGCCGGAGACCTTTTGGCGGTAGAGAATCCCGTAGATCCGCTCGATCAGGTCCAGGTCGACCACCGAGTAGTTGGTGTTCTGGTACTCGGCGACCAAACGCTCACGCTCGGCGCCCACTTGTTGGAACACCAGGTCGGTAAAGGCCGGCGAGAACACTTCATTGACGAACGGGCTGTCATCGGCGGGCTTGAGCGCCGAACCGCGCAGGATCATGTCGACCTGCACCGATGGGTAGCTGTCATTGAGGTCGATAAAGGCTTCGGCTGCGCTCTGGCCACCGCCGATGATCGCGATACGCATCGCCTTGCCTTCCACGCACGGTTGCTGCGCCACACGGGCCAGATACTGGGAGTGATGGAATACGCGATGGTCGTCCTTGAGCCCCTTGAACGCCTCAGGCACCCGTGGCGTGCCACCGGCGCTGACCACCACCGAACGCGTGGTGCGCACTTGCTGCTCACCGTGGGCATCGCGGGAAATCACGCGCAGCGCCTCAACCTGCTGCTGATGCAGGATCGGCTCGATGGCCAGCACTTCCTCGCCATAACGGCCCTGGCCCTGGAACTGCGCCGCGACCCAGCGCAGGTAGTCGTTGTACTCCATGCGGCACGGGTAGAAGGTGCCCAGGTTGATGAAGTCCACCAGGCGGTCGTGGGCTTTGAGGTAATTGACGAAAGAGTACGGGCTGGTGGGGTTGCGCAGGGTCACCAAGTCCTTGAGGAACGAGATTTGCAGTTCGCTCTGGGTCACCAGGGTATTGCCATGCCAGCGGTAGTCGGCCTGCTTGTCGAGAAACAGTGCGTCCAGCTTGCCCTGGGTTTTTTCTCGTTCCTGCAGGGCGATGGCCAGCGCCAGGTTCGATGGGCCGAAACCGATACCGATGAGGTCGTGAACCGCGGGCGAAGCAATTGCCTGTGTCATTCCAGTGTCCTCTGGATAAGCCCCTTGGCGGTGGGGCAGAAATACCTTCAAGACCTGCACAACAGGTCATGTGTTGATAGGAAACGAGGACAGTGAAATAAAATTTACTGATCAGCGATCAGTGTACGTCCCACGCACGCATCCGCACCCGGCAATGCTTCATGGCGTTGACGATGTGTTTTTCCACCAACGAGCGGGAAATGCCCAGGCGTTCGGCGATCTGCAGGTGCGTCAACCCTTCGAGCTTGCGCAGCATAAAGCTGTCACGACAGGCCGCGGGCAACTCGGCCAGGGCACGCTCGAGCATCTCCAGCCGCTGGCTCTGATCGTGGCTGGCCTGAGGGGAGCCGGCACAAAATCGCTCTTCAGTGTCGAGTGTTTCCAACGGTTCGTACTGGCGCAGGGCATTGCGCCGATGGCCGTCGATCACCAGGTTCAGCGCGGTGCGGTATAAAAACGCCCGGGGCTGCTCGATGGGAATATCGCTGGAGCGCTCAAGTACCCGCACATAAGCGTCATGCACCACATCTTCGGCCACCTGACGGTTGCCCAGCTTGGCGTTGAGGAAACTCACCAGCTCGCGATAGTAGTTTTCCAACATGACTCCCGACCGCCGCATAGGGGCAGTATCCATTCCTTGAGCACCTGAAAATGCAAGCCAATTGCATAATGGCAATTTGGCCCTGTGCAATTTATAGTAATTCTCATCTACTTTTAAAGAAGTCTTGCGCCAACGGTCGTTTTTTTTACCTCAGGCACCTGTTACACGGTGTGTAACAGCCTAAATCTGCACGCGATTATCTCGTTTAACTGTCAGCTCTGCGCAACTGCGCTCCGAACTTCCCTGGCTGGAACCTAAGCATGAAACGCCCTCGACCTGCCCGACGCGCCCTGCTAGTTGCGGCGTGCCTGACCCCCATCATTGCCGTCGCCGCCTGGCAGGTACTGCCGCCAGGGCGCGATACGCTGAGCACCGTCACCGTGGCCCGCGGGGATATCGAAAACAGCGTGACCGCCCTGGGGACCCTGCAGCCGCGCCGTTATGTGGATGTGGGCGCGCAGGCCTCCGGGCAGATTCGCAAGATCCATGTAGAAGCCGGCGACCAGGTCCAGGAAGGCCAATTGCTGGTGGAAATCGACCCCTCGACGCAAAAAGCCAAGCTCGACGCCAGCCGCTATGCCATCGAAAACCTCAAGGCCCAACTACAGGAACAGAAGGCTCTGCACGAACTGGCACGCCAGAAGTACCAGCGCCAGCAGCGCCTGGCAGCAGGCAATGCTACCCGCGAAGAGGATGTGCAAACCGCCAAGGCCGAATTGAGTGCCACCCAAGCACGGGTCGACATGTTCCAGGCGCAGATCCTCCAGGCCCAGGCCAGCCTGCGCAGCGACGAGGCGGAGTTGGGCTACACGCGCATCTATGCGCCGATGAGCGGCACCGTGGTCGCGGTGGACGCACGGGTCGGCCAGACCCTCAATGCCCAGCAACAGACGCCGTTGATCCTGCGTATTGCCAAGTTGTCGCCGATGACCGTCTGGGCCGAAGTCTCGGAGGCCGACATCGGCCACGTCAAGCCCGGCATGACCGCTTATTTCACCACCCTGAGCGGCGGTAACCGACGCTGGACCAGCACCGTGCGGCAGATCCTGCCGATCCCGCCCAAACCCTTGAACGAAACCCGAGGCAGCGGCAGCCCCAACAGCTCCGGCAAAAGCGGCACCGGCCGTGTGGTGCTCTATACCGTGCTGCTGGACGTGGACAACGGCGACAACGCCTTGATGGCTGAAATGACCACCCAGGTGTTTTTCGTCGCCGGCCAAGTCAAGGACGCCCTCACCGCACCGGTTGCAGCGCTGCTGGGCACCTCAAGTGGCGACAAGCAGATCGCCCGCGTAGTCGCGAAAAACGGTCGCATCGAAGAGCGCGAAGTGCGCCTGGGCATCAGCGACCGCTTGCGGGTCGAAGTGCTGGACGGCCTCCACGAAGGCGATCATCTGCTGATCGGCCCGGCCGATGGCAACGGGGGTTGAGGTGACCACGCCCCTGATCGAACTCAAGAACATCCGCAAATCCTACGGCGGCGGCGACAGCCCGCAGGTCGATGTACTGCGCGGCATCGACCTGTCGATCCATGCCGGGGAGTTTGTCGCCATCGTGGGCGCCTCCGGTTCAGGCAAGTCCACGCTGATGAATATCCTCGGCTGCCTCGACCGGCCCAGCATCGGCGAGTACCTGTTCGCCGGGGAAAATGTCGCCCACTTGGACAGTGACGAACTGGCCTGGCTACGTCGCGAAGCCTTTGGCTTTGTGTTTCAGGGCTACCACCTGATTCCTTCGGGCTCGGCCCAGGAAAACGTCGAGATGCCCGCGATCTACGCCGGCATCAGCGCCACCGAGCGCCATGCACGGGCCAACGCCCTGCTCACCCGCCTGGGCCTGGCCGAACGCACCGCAAACCGCCCCCACCAGCTGTCCGGCGGCCAGCAGCAGCGGGTGTCGATCGCCCGCGCGCTGATGAACGGTGGCCACATCATTCTCGCCGACGAACCCACCGGTGCCCTCGACAGCCATAGCGGCGCCGAGGTGATGACCCTGTTGGACGAACTGGCCAGCCAGGGCCACGTGGTGATCCTCATCACCCACGACCGCGAAGTGGCGGCGCGGGCGAACCGTATCATCGAGATTCGCGATGGCTTGATCATCAGCGACTCGGCCGATGAAAGCGAAGCAGCCCCTCAAGCCACCCGTGGCGCATTGCAAGCCGTGGACCTGCGCCAACGCCTGGTCGACGGCGCCGAACACAATGGCGCATGGAAGGCTGAACTGCTGGACGCAGTGCAGGCCGCCTGGCGCGTGATGTGGATCAACCGCTTTCGCACCGCGCTGACCTTGCTGGGGATCATCATCGGCGTGGCCTCGGTGGTGGTGATGCTGGCGGTGGGCGAAGGCAGCAAGCGCCAGGTCATGGCGCAGATGGGCGCCTTCGGCTCCAACATCCTGTACCTGAGCGGCTCCTCGCCCAACCCGCGCACGCCGCTGGGCATTGTGACCCTCGACGATGTGAAGGCCCTGTCGGCATTGCCTCAGGTCAAAAGGATCATGCCGGTCAACGGCACCGAGGCCGGGGTGCGTTTCGGTAACGTCGACTACATGGCTTATGTGGGCGGCAACGACACTCATTTTCCGCTGATCTTCAACTGGCCGGTGGTCGAAGGCAGTTACTTCACCGAGGCCGACGAGCGTGCCGGGGCCACTGTTGCCGTGATCGGCCATCGCATCAAGGAAAAGTTATTCAAGGGGTTGGTCAACCCGATCGGCCAATACATCCTCATCGAGAACGTGCCGTTCCAGGTGATCGGCGTGCTCGCGGAAAAAGGCTCAAGCTCCGGCAACAAAGACAGCGACGACCGCATCGCCATTCCTTATACCGCCGCCAGCGTGCGCCTGTTCGGCAGCTACAACCCAGAGTACGTGGTGATTGCCGCCGCCGATGCCAGCCGGGTCCACGAGGCCGAAGTGGCCATCGACCAGTTGATGCAACGGCTGCACCACGGCAAGCGCGACTACGAACTGACCAACAACGCCGCCATGATCCAGGCCGAGGCCCGCACCCAGAACACCCTGTCGCTGATGCTCGGCTCGATTGCGGCGATCTCGCTGCTGGTGGGCGGTATCGGCGTGATGAACATCATGTTGATGACCGTGCGCGAGCGAACCCGTGAAATCGGCATCCGCATGGCCACCGGCGCCCGGCAGCGCGACATCCTGCGCCAGTTCCTGACTGAGGCGGTCATGCTCTCGGTGGTGGGCGGGTTGTGCGGTATTGCCCTGGCCCTGTTGGTGGGCGGTGTACTGGTGCTGGCCAAGGTGGCCGTGCAGTTTTCCCTGTTGGCGGTACTGGGTGCCTTTGGTTGTGCGCTGGTCACCGGCGTCGTATTCGGCTTTATGCCGGCCCGTAAAGCTGCCCGGCTCGATCCGGTTAAGGCGTTGACCAGTGAATAAACGATCCATTCCCACGCACCTGTCCCTACTCAGCCTGAGCCTGCTGCTCACGGCCTGCACCGGCAACCCGCCAAACGCCGACAGCGGCATCGCGGCCCCGAACGCCTGGCAGTTTGCCGAGCGCGACGCCGCCCAGGCCACCAACCAACGCTGGTGGATGCAATTTGGCAGCGCGCAGTTGAACCGCCTGGTCGACCAGGCCCGGCGTGACAGCTTCGACGTGGCCGCCGCCACGGCACGTGTGCGCCAGGCCCAGGCCAGTGCAGTGATTGCCGGCGCGCCCCTGCTGCCCGAAGTCAATTTCAACCTCACCACCAGCCACCAGAAGCTATTGCGCGGCAATGGCGGCCCGGACCTGGATGCGACGTCCAGCGATGATGTGGCCGACAACTTCGGCGCCAACTTCACCGCCAGCTATGAAGTGGACTTCTGGGGCGGCCGCGCCGCTGCGCGCGACAGTGCGTTGCACAGCCTGCGGGCCAGCCAGTATGACCAGGCCACGGTGGAACTGACCTTGCTCAGCAACGTGGCCGACCGCTACGCGCAAACCCTGGCTGCACGCCAGCGCCAGCAGATCGCCGAGTTGAACCTGGCCAATGCGCGCAACGTGCTGGCGTTGGTGCAAACCCGCTACGACGCGGGCTCCGCCACCGCCCTCGAACTGGCCCAGCAAAAAAGCCTGGTGGCCAGCCAACAGCGTCAATTGCCGTTGATTCAGCAATTGGCCGAAGAGTCCCGGATCACCCTCGCCGCCCTCGTCGGCCAGCCAGTGCAGGCGCTGGACCTGGGCACCGAGTCTTTCCAGGCACTCACCTGGCCGAATATCGGCCCCGGCGTGCCGAGCCAGTTGCTAAGCCGGCGCCCCGACCTGGCCAAGGCCGAAGCCGAACTGGCAGCGGCGCAGGCGAATGTCACCGTGGCCCGCGCGGCCATGCTGCCCGCCGTGACCCTAGGGGCCACGCTGGGCTCCGATGCCTACAAAGCCGTGGAAATCCTGCGCAGCCCCTACTACACACTGACCGCCGGGCTGGTCGGGCCGATCTTCAACAACGGGCGTTTAAGTGCCGAACGTGACAAGGCCCGTGCGCGCCAGGACGAACTGCTGCAGACCTACCGCGGTGCAATCATCAACGGTTTCGCCGATGTGGAAAAAGCGCTCAGCAGCATCACCCGCCTGGACCAGCAGCGCCAATGGCAAACCGAAGAACTGCAACAGGCCCAGACCGCGTTCCAGATCGCCGAAAGTCGCTACCAGGCCGGCGCCGAAGACTTGCTCACCGTGCTGGAGACCCAGCGCACGCTGTACGCCGCCCAGGACCTGAACGTGCAACTGCGGTTGTCGCGCCTGCAAGCCAGCATCGCCTTGTACAAATCGCTGGGGGGTGGCTGGAATAGCAGCATCTGATGTACGAAATTCTCGTTTCGTACACGAGTCATCTCCGTCCCCTACATTCTTAGGCCCTGGGTCCTTGGTAAAAAAGCCACTATTTCACGGCTGCCCAGGACCTCTTGATGACTGTCGCAAAACACCTCGCGTGCGCCTGTATCGGGCTGGTGGCGAGCACCGGTCATGCCGAGTCGCTGATCAAACCCACCGCCATCGACTGGCTGCTGGACTGCCCTCTTCCCGCAGTTGAGCGCCTGGACCGCGAGGTACTGGAGCGAACCCAGTGCGGCATCGTGGCGGTGCCACTCAACTATGCCGCCCCCGACCAAGGCAGCCTGAACCTCTACCTGACCCGCGTCGGCGCCCGCAAACCGCTGAGCCGCAAGGGCGTGGTCTTCGCCCTGGCCGGTGACACCCTGCAAAAAGACCATGGCGGCACCTTTGCCGTTCACCTGGCCAGCCGCTGGGGCGCGTACTCCACGCAAGCCCATCGCACCTTGCTCAACGAGTACGACGTCATTGAACTCAGCCCTCGCGACCTCACCCTCGAGTCCGAGGTCGAACAGGCCGCGCGGGACATGGAGTTCGTCCGCACGCAATTGGGCGATGCACAACTGCACTACCTGGGAAACGCCGATGCCACTCGCCTGGGCAGCCGCTACGCGGCGCTGTTTCCCAAACGTGTCGCACGCATGGTACTGGTCAACGCCGAGCAAGGCATGAGTGGCGCGTCCCACGTCGCGCAACTGCACCTCAAGGAATCGGCCAAACCGGACGCGGGTAGCTGTATCAACCGTTGGGTGGGCGATTTCCTGGCCTACGGCAGAAAGCCACCACCGTCGACCCATTGTCTTGATCTGGACAGCCGGGGCGTCGCCCACCGTTTGCCGCCACGTGCCACAGACCACGACACACTGCGATGACGCTGCCCGTTAAAGAAACTTATCCGCATGATTGCGATGCAAACCCCAGTTGCTCGCCTGATTGCCGAGCCGCTCATGTATCACCGAAGCCACCCGCCCGGGCCGGGGTATTTTTCAACCGCATTCCTGTCCCCGGCCTCTACAATGTCCCCCATTCATCCCTGGGGGCTTCATGGACATCGAACTGGCACGTACCTTCCTCGAAATCACCCGCTGCGGCAGCCTGGCCGCAGCGGCCGAGAAACTGCACGTCACCCAGACCGCGATCACCGCACGGGTCAAAAGCCTGGAAAGCCAGTTGGGCAGCACACTGTTTGTGCGCAACCGCGCCGGCGCACGCCTGACTGCCGACGGCGAGGCGTTTGTGGTGTACGCCAACCAACTGCTGCAAACCTGGGAAGCCGCACGCCGCGACCTGCCGTTGCCCGATGGCTATCGCAATGTGCTGCATATCGGCGGTGAAGTGAGCCTGTGCAACCCGTTGATGCTGGGCTGGGCCCAGGCGTTGCGCGAACATATCCCAGGGCATGCCCTGCGCACCGATGTACGTGAAGGCGAATACCTGCTGCGCCAACTGGAACTCGGCGTGCTCGACGCCGCCCTGGTGTTCCAGCCGCAGTACTGGCCGGGGTTGCAGGTGGAACAGGTACTCGAGGAAAAACTGATTTTGGTGCAGTTGGTGAGCAAGCCGTCCCCCTACGTCTACATCGACTGGGGCCCGGGCTTTCGCCAGCAGCATGATGCCGCCCTGCCCGACAAGGCCCGTGCTGCGGTGAGCTTCAACCTGGGGCCTTTGGCCTTGCAATACATTCTCGAAAATGGCGGCGCGGGGTATTTCCGCACGCGGGTGGTGCAAAGCTACCTGGACAGCGGCGTGATGCAGCGCGTCCCCAAGGCCCCGGAGTTCAGCTTCCCGACGTACCTGGTGTACTCGCGGGCGCGTGACTCGGCGGTGTTGCAACAGGCGCTGGCTCTGCTGCGCGAAGTGGTCAAGGCCGAAAGCGACTGGTCGCAACGCTGGGATCCGCTGATGTGAGTCTGCTGCCGTGAACAGGGGGCTCCCTCTAGAGCCAAATGCCCCCATCC
The genomic region above belongs to Pseudomonas sp. S35 and contains:
- a CDS encoding Lrp/AsnC family transcriptional regulator, whose protein sequence is MDTKANGPHTSPSLDRIDEAIIEVLRHQGRITYEKLSSLVHLTPRPCLERVRKLERRGVIRGYGAIIDVQMVSPGLSLLVLVALSNQSGRSAQKAFEACVKACPQVFECQLISGPFDYSLRMRCRDMEHYRVLTETWLNNDELHIDKLVAHPELAVVKNTATELT
- a CDS encoding efflux RND transporter periplasmic adaptor subunit yields the protein MKRPRPARRALLVAACLTPIIAVAAWQVLPPGRDTLSTVTVARGDIENSVTALGTLQPRRYVDVGAQASGQIRKIHVEAGDQVQEGQLLVEIDPSTQKAKLDASRYAIENLKAQLQEQKALHELARQKYQRQQRLAAGNATREEDVQTAKAELSATQARVDMFQAQILQAQASLRSDEAELGYTRIYAPMSGTVVAVDARVGQTLNAQQQTPLILRIAKLSPMTVWAEVSEADIGHVKPGMTAYFTTLSGGNRRWTSTVRQILPIPPKPLNETRGSGSPNSSGKSGTGRVVLYTVLLDVDNGDNALMAEMTTQVFFVAGQVKDALTAPVAALLGTSSGDKQIARVVAKNGRIEEREVRLGISDRLRVEVLDGLHEGDHLLIGPADGNGG
- a CDS encoding MacB family efflux pump subunit — encoded protein: MATGVEVTTPLIELKNIRKSYGGGDSPQVDVLRGIDLSIHAGEFVAIVGASGSGKSTLMNILGCLDRPSIGEYLFAGENVAHLDSDELAWLRREAFGFVFQGYHLIPSGSAQENVEMPAIYAGISATERHARANALLTRLGLAERTANRPHQLSGGQQQRVSIARALMNGGHIILADEPTGALDSHSGAEVMTLLDELASQGHVVILITHDREVAARANRIIEIRDGLIISDSADESEAAPQATRGALQAVDLRQRLVDGAEHNGAWKAELLDAVQAAWRVMWINRFRTALTLLGIIIGVASVVVMLAVGEGSKRQVMAQMGAFGSNILYLSGSSPNPRTPLGIVTLDDVKALSALPQVKRIMPVNGTEAGVRFGNVDYMAYVGGNDTHFPLIFNWPVVEGSYFTEADERAGATVAVIGHRIKEKLFKGLVNPIGQYILIENVPFQVIGVLAEKGSSSGNKDSDDRIAIPYTAASVRLFGSYNPEYVVIAAADASRVHEAEVAIDQLMQRLHHGKRDYELTNNAAMIQAEARTQNTLSLMLGSIAAISLLVGGIGVMNIMLMTVRERTREIGIRMATGARQRDILRQFLTEAVMLSVVGGLCGIALALLVGGVLVLAKVAVQFSLLAVLGAFGCALVTGVVFGFMPARKAARLDPVKALTSE
- a CDS encoding sigma-70 family RNA polymerase sigma factor; the protein is MLENYYRELVSFLNAKLGNRQVAEDVVHDAYVRVLERSSDIPIEQPRAFLYRTALNLVIDGHRRNALRQYEPLETLDTEERFCAGSPQASHDQSQRLEMLERALAELPAACRDSFMLRKLEGLTHLQIAERLGISRSLVEKHIVNAMKHCRVRMRAWDVH
- a CDS encoding putative DNA modification/repair radical SAM protein; the encoded protein is MQLIEKLSILADAAKYDASCASSGAPKRSSQGKAGLGSTDGMGICHSYTPDGRCVSLLKVLLTNFCLYDCQYCVNRRSSDVPRARFSPQEVVTLTLDFYKRNCVSGLFLSSGIIRSADYTMEQLVRVAKLLREEHDFRGYIHLKTIPDADPALIAEAGRYADRLSVNIELPTEASLNTLAPEKQIVTIKQAMQTIYTGEQTVFNEPRAPRFAPAGQSTQMIVGADDTDDSTILHGAEALYGNFKLRRVYYSAFSPIPNSPKSVPLAAPPLMREHRLYQADFLLRSYGFSANELFEGPGHLALDIDPKLAWALEHREVFPLDLNRAEPTLIARIPGIGLRTTQRLVDLRRERKIRFEDLARMRCVLAKAKPFFITSDYHPQQADSTSVLLREQLRDRPQPQQMGLWG
- a CDS encoding SidA/IucD/PvdA family monooxygenase; the encoded protein is MTQAIASPAVHDLIGIGFGPSNLALAIALQEREKTQGKLDALFLDKQADYRWHGNTLVTQSELQISFLKDLVTLRNPTSPYSFVNYLKAHDRLVDFINLGTFYPCRMEYNDYLRWVAAQFQGQGRYGEEVLAIEPILHQQQVEALRVISRDAHGEQQVRTTRSVVVSAGGTPRVPEAFKGLKDDHRVFHHSQYLARVAQQPCVEGKAMRIAIIGGGQSAAEAFIDLNDSYPSVQVDMILRGSALKPADDSPFVNEVFSPAFTDLVFQQVGAERERLVAEYQNTNYSVVDLDLIERIYGILYRQKVSGIARHAFCTMTVVEKAVAGPLGVELTLRNNANGDVTVNHYDAVVLATGYERQMHRELLAPMEAYMGDFEVARDYRIVTDERCKAGIYIQGFSQASHGLSDTLLSILPIRADEIAASLYENDRSRGKGRSVRDLLLATAS
- a CDS encoding ATP-binding cassette domain-containing protein gives rise to the protein MNQSAQALATYPVDEPAANTATAAVKLQVEGIHKRYGEHEVLKGVSLNARQGDVISLIGASGSGKSTMLRCINFLEQPDAGVITLDGISIEMQQGRAGTRAPHQAQLQNLRTRLAMVFQHFNLWSHMTVLENITMAPRRVLGVSAAEAQKRARMYLDKVGLPGRVADQYPAFLSGGQQQRVAIARALAMEPEIILFDEPTSALDPELVGEVLKVIQTLAEEGRTMLMVTHEMGFARQVSSQVLFLHQGRVEEQGGAEILDHPKSERLQQFLSNRLK
- a CDS encoding TIGR03915 family putative DNA repair protein; protein product: MISLECANLFSTWREQARWLLSHQVDPSQVSWGEAEVADLFATDEAIPEGLGPFQARIPKALIELLESASCYHGDQRWSLLYEVLWRVSHGDRTAMLAGDKLGSELQRRIKQVSREAHHLHAFVRFIALPAGAGPELPEYVAWHEPAHDILKSASQHFVGRMGRHRWMIATPLDGVYYDGEQLIHQRQCPEAWQQLAQNVEDPHSAMWLTYYSHIFNPARLNPKVMEGHLPSRFWKNLPEGKLIPGLISEARTGKQKDGQAKLVGARQGKKILSGHG